From the genome of Monomorium pharaonis isolate MP-MQ-018 chromosome 1, ASM1337386v2, whole genome shotgun sequence:
aaaaaaaatcttgagtataaatatgtatacaaaatatctGAAAAGATTAAGATCAAGTTTATACAGcacgttaaaatatataagtaactAAGTCACGTTCCAAGCAGTATTAAATTCATTCAAGgcgttaaagttaaataattttttattaatcaatttttattaatcaattattaattcgtttcgtaattaaaaaatatctttagacatggatttataattaaacttattcCTTCTACTGTTTTAACACGCTGTtgaagttaaataattttttattaatcaattattaattcgtttcgtaattaaaaaatatctttagacatggatttataattaaacttattcCTTCTACTGTTTTAACACGCTGTACAAACTtgactaattttataatacactgtttaaaatacattatgtacaaaatgtagaaatttttaataaaatttttttcaacacgAGTAGGTATATTTTACCTAGATACAAGAAAGATGCATTAATTGGTGTCGAAGCCAGTGCAAACCACCAATGAGTTACATCCAACACGGGAGCTAAATAACACAGAGTTATTAGAATCGCCGTGTATCTTACAGTTGTTCTACGACATAAATCTGGATTTGTAACAGCCATCATTCGATAGCCGGCTCGTGAATAATCTGGTCTTAAGTTCCACGAAAGAGCATTAAAGTGTGGAAATTGCCATGCGTATAAAATACCAGGCAAAATCCAAGCACTTGGTGTCAATATGCTACCAGTGCAAGCTGCCCAGCCCATAAGAGGGGGAATAGCACCCACTGTAAAGGGAAGTAACAAGTTACAATGTtacgatatatataaaaatatatactcacCAACAGAACCAACCCACGTGTTCACAATACTGATGCGTTTCATAGGTGTATATATGAGCGTATATAATACAAGATTGCTAGCACCTAGTATTGCCGTCATACCATTTATTTCATGATAAAGTATAGATAATCCAATAATACTCGATATTGCTGCAAATGCGACTGCATGAACAGGCCTGATAATACATATTGTACATTTAATTGCCATTATActtaatagttataaaaattaaaataaaaatttaaaaacactCACGTTAAATGACCACGTACTAGTACTCGATTTTTTGTTCGCGACATCTGTGCATCAAAAGGTacttcaaaaaattgattaattgtaTTTGCAGAGGCAGAAACTAAGCCTGTGCCTAAAGAAcacattataaatgtataaaagtcAAATGGTGCAGGAGCTAATGCATATCCAGCCATAGTTGTTGCTACGACAAGagctataataaaaaaaggataaaacaattataacatagcaagtttaatattaaagtactaATGGTCAGTTTGCAATGTaacaaatgtttcaattaaatattttaattaagaaatctgtatttttaaaattataattttgaaattataactGTACTTTAAATTGATATAGGTTTAACATATATGATtgacatacacatacacgttAATTTGATCTTTGATAATTTGAGATAGTGCTTGTGAAGCTTGGTATAATCGACTATTATAGGTGTCCATTCTGACTTGTCTATTTTACATGTATCTTTTTCAACTTTACACGCAACACTTTTCTCAGCAAGAAAAGGAGCTGTTAGAGTTGTCACAACTCGTTTATGACCATCTTTCACGCTGGTTTGCACTGGTTCTTCCATATACCCAGTTTTTATTGATTTCTGCCTTAGGAAGGCAGAAccctaaaattaaatatttcttttttttcttcaatatgaCAAAATACAGAGTaggatgaaatttttttttctgaatgtTACAAACCATAATGACAGAAAGTTTTGGCACAAAGCTGCATGATAAGTGTTGACAGCTTCTTAatggataaataataaatagcataattaattttaaccttAATTTTAATCAGTAGCTTATTTTCTTCGAcctaaatataaaacaaataaatacataagaatactGAAAACTATTTCTAACCTAATCCTAATCAACTGATCAAAACTGGATCATAACCTATACAAATATGAGTAAAACATTTGTTCTTTCAgatttttagtttatagtaATTTTGTACTTACATTTTGTGCTAAAATGACTCCTATTATTACCACATGCTTCTACAATCGTAATGATAATCGAGAGTATTTAATGTTACCATGAAGAAAAGTAATACGTAACCATATGTAATTTCCATAGAGATATAAGAATAGAGCGTGTGAGGGCGTGAGTTGTATAAGCGGTTATCGCAtcgttttaggtgttttcatccatcagcgtcTCTACGTGcataaaatgtgcacattgaactatgtagtcaaatatctatgaatcccgtaggtaatgtgcataactttttgggtctcttctatgctatgtccacgtttatttggttctgtttcatgctatacccgtaaattttacaattatatgcattcatattttatctgttttatgcaaatgtgcataatcgtgttctataaatgtgcaataccacatatacatgataatataaatcatgtatatgtcatgtatattcaaataattgatttaataaaaattcactcaccgattgctgtcgctgctcctcctgctgatgctgctgctgctacatttcttttccggttttgattctgaaaatgtgataaatattattcttaaactCAAACACAAAAGCAAGTAAAGAAATGTgtatcacttaaaaaaatagtatatttaatagtcgctccatggatgctgctttctgctgacatcatcctgctatttcgaatcgaaccgcacattataataacgatcgcccgatactttattcagcaatcccgatattacggataatatatcatacacgagtaaaacgtaaaccgcgcgcgagaatttcacttggcgcgaccgttacatttgaaaaaatacgtgaaaagtaCGACTCGTCTGATTGATgaatcaaaaaagaaaatatggcAGAAAAGTGGTATGATATGCGTGACGTCACGAAACGAAATCTGAAAAAAGCGCCAAGAAACGTTTAAATGCGCACGTCGAGGCACATTGAACAGAAGTAAAGCAATATATTATTCGCTCCCCGAGTTTTGTATCTCTGTATGATTGCGCGACGACTAtaaaaagtttcattattgGCACGATCGACATTCTTCCGAACGGATTGCATATTCTCTTCGAGTGAATACGCGCACACGAAAACTTTGCCCGAAACTAAAATCAACATGGCACGAATGTagcgtgacgtcacgtaacttcgtggaaacgcCAGGCGGTGAgaaaaccgtttgaatgaaaattacgcgccgaggTACAACGaacggagacaaattcgtACACGTACAGTAATGCGCTTAACAACGGATTCCAGAGGATGACacttatttaaatcaaaataaatatcgaatatAGGTGCGCAACTTTAAAAATCTGTAACTCGTGAAGCAAACATTTCCCCAACATGCGGTTTGCGTGGTTTTGCAGGGAATTTTGTTGAGAATcacatattaaattgtaatcaaAATTGAAAGATGCCATTTTTGGCAATTTAGAATTTGGTGCCATTTTTAGGGTAAAAATagggtaaaaaataaaaaactgcaAGTAACTtattttgtatcaaaatttcgaaaaaagcGAAGAGGACTATTTCGATagtacataaaattctgcGTCTGTTGGTCTAAGGCGTATCTCAATAGCTCTTATCGTTTCGGAGATATTTGAAGTGCAATTTTTCGACTTTGACCCTCTGCACTCTCTCGTGTAATTATTTTGGGGGACTGAAAATTTCCGGGATTGTTATTGGTTAAAGGTTTATCAAAATCCAAATTTTGGTGCAAATCTGGAGGTGGGCGGATTTGGCCGATTTTGAATAAACCCCTTTATCCCACCCCCTCTTTAGTATCTAATATTTCCTATAGGGGGGTCTCAAAATTGACTTATCTATTTTCTCCCTTTATATCGCAggtgtattatttattctaggtgcaattaattttactaaatttcttGAAGTTAAATAtccaaaaactaaaaatactACCAGTCctgtattataaaagtataatgtggcGGTCCTCCGCCACATCGGACACCTCCGCAGGTGCAGCgaaggaagataatttttgcttaccttAAGGTcatcacacaatgccaggcaacaggcaataggaacaagaaataaagaaagtgaaaaagagagaaaaagatcctttctctctttctttctttcattatttctgttcctattgcctgttggctggcattgtgtttaatCCCTTAGTCGTGAGTGGCCTTTATGTATTAGCGAGTTGGCTGCATTTTATTCCCGAGAGAGTAGGCCGCCTATCGATGATGTTGTgctttttattgccaatttgacatttcgataGATCTACTGCGTTTCTTGTATCAATTTGTCGCGTACTTTGATGTACAAATATTGTTGCATTTTTACAGGCAATTTGCTGACATAGTTAATTTGCACTTTGGTGTTTGTCGTAAATCTGTcatcaatactttcaataaatctggtcacagttcactattattttgtcatgtattctgatgACAGGCGCTAATattttgctaaatatttgctgaatatctgctAACAGTGTTTGCAGTGACAAGATGTTTCTCATTTGCTGTctttttggcaacagaatctgttgccaacatttgtcacagcagaaatggttatcggggattataataatcaaagcATGAAATCAAGTGAAaagagacaaaaaaaattatatataagaacataagagaaaaaatatttaacatgaATTACTGAGATATAACAGACGAACTAAACCTGGAAGTAGAAATAgacgaaaaatatttaaacaagaaGAAGATTCCGGAACAAGAAATGCTATAAGTGTACGAAAAATACCATTTAAACCAACACACAATCAAGATATACACGAACGgatcaaaagtaaaagaaaaccCTCTCGGTAGGCAGTGCCTTTCTCGTGGAAAATTTAGAACAAGGATACTACATAAATCTTAACAATGTGGCAAACATCTTCACAGCGAGGCATGTGCGATAGCGAAGGCCATGGAATGGAtgctctataaaaaaattgggcAAGACATATTTATCTAATCCTGACAAACAGGCTAACCTTTaggaaaatttactttaaagttaaagttttcaaaattactttacaaatctaaaagtttactaaagaaatttttacataatttttagataatttaaggTATGTAAAAGGTTAATCTAAAGTAATTCAAGCCTTTTCCCAAGGGAAGCACATTTTGAAAgcattaaatgataataaaatctcAGTTTATAAGAATAACTACCTAAGTAGAAATTAGGAAATGGTAccttaaaatacaaaaagaactaaaaataaaaatgataattgcaTGGATCCCAGCACACAAAGGTATATGGGAAAATGAAGAAGCCGACAAACTAGCCAAAGAagaacatatattatatacagacAAACTCAAAATTCCAGGAAAAGATATAAGAAACAAACATAACTCAGATAACCAAGCGTGATGTAGCATTTTGTGCAAACTAATGCATTGCATGTGTTGTTAAGGAAGAATTAGTAATACAAAGAAACAACAGGGAACTAAAATAtcaattgaaagaaaaaggtAAATTCTATTTCGAAAACTTTTACAAGAGGGAAGAAAGAAGCCCGTGGTTCAAGGCAACAGATATACCTAGAAGAACAACAGTTCTTATTCAACAGACAAAAATCAAACCACTACAATTTAAATGCAAGTCTAGTGAGAAAAGGTTATATAGACAACACCAGATATCAGTGCGGcagcgagagagaaaagttAGACCATCTAAGTATTCAACCAACGTGGAAACTAGCAAACCGGACAGCATCTGGATCTGGTTAAAGAAAGAGGAACTGGGCACACTCAAGATAACATATCAATTTATCAAAGCTACCGGAAGAATTATATAACGAGAGTGGCAGGATAGTTTGCCTGCAAGGCCAAGAGTTACACGTGTCGCATATCTACCACAGATTTGACACATTAAGctttcaaaaagaaaacaatcaGAAATTTTATCTGCTCAACTGCTCCTAATGCTTTTACCTCTTAAATTTgatgataatatatatgtacacctGCTGAAAATACATGTTGtagatacatacatattacacAGATACATATCGACCTTATCGAATTGTTTAaagagtataataaaattgcagaaaatgaaaaatttgatgcacttaatataattatactgaCGTAACTGTAAAAtgtattgcaataatattagtatacaggtatttatataaaattagaaaaaattgtctaagattttattattattattattaaaatagcaataatttGTGTAcacatacttatttaatataataatgacaattcctaatattgtataaattgtattttacaaaacgATTTACtaaaacatatgtatacataatgtattataatgtattgttGTTTCAAAAAGAGCaagatacattaatatattaatgcaaGATTGATCTTTGGCTGATGATTAATTGCTAActctgtaataaaatttgttttccttTACATTTCAGCGCTATAAGTAGAATTAATCTGGGTCTGCGAATTTAGTTGTTGATTAGATGGATTGACTTCTTGCATGACTACTGATCCTGATGTTGATGTGGAAGTAGTATTCGACACCGTGCTCTCGTTGTATGTTGGAATTTTACCGAATGGACCGCAATTCTGCCCGCCATATCGTTTTAGCAACAggtgctttattttttttgtacatacaaatatgatgaaaatgataaaaccTTGCAaagcatttattatatcagTGGGATACCAAATGGCTGATGGTACAAGATCGGCCTCGACCGACCACGCTATTATCTCCATAACCCAACTTATTCCCATCACTATGAACAGCTTTAGGTACATATTAAacctgaaaatatttttatattaggaGTATATTAATAAGGAGTATATTAAAGgagtatattaaatacataaaaataaatattttttgtcactatttttacatatttttaacaataataaataatctgaAGCAAAccaattttaagaatttttttgacagatatatttcaaaatttcttttaagagagaaataaaataaagcaatatataattttataagttataaagaTCAGCAACCATATGAGACTgtccaaaaataattatgttattaaaaatgaaaattagttaaaaattatatatattatatctgtataataatatttgtaaaataattattttttgcgttAAAACTTGAAGTGGTAAAAATTGCATAgtatgtagttttttagatgaATGCAAATACATCAGATAGTATTGATTCATACGATTGTACAAACCTCTGCTTATTTTCATTATGGCGCTTACTCTCTGAGTCTCTTAGTTTCTTAGATGTATGTTTATTCTGGTACATAATTGTTACCGTTGTGgcgataaaaaaacaaatgttacTGATAATAGTAGCACCCATgggtacataaaaatatattgtttttgctCGATcctctgaaataaaaaaataaactttttacattACGCACTGATATAcgtaaatgtatttattattttaattaaaagttattattaaattcatacaAGACTTTTCAGTTAAATGTTCCGCTAGAATTAGAAAATCTAATGTCACGTACCACCAAACCAAAACTTTTTCTCACATATTTCTGGCCGGATCCAATTTGGTATTTCAATATAATCCATAATGGCACAGATAATGTTAAGGATCAAAGGGATTCCCCATGCATAGACCGAATATAtcatgaacttttttttctcttgcttTACATTTGTTCGACATGAACGGAGTTCTCTATGAAAtacgatttatattttatcaccaattattattcaacatatgcatttagaaacaaaaatacCTTATTATCATTGTAACTAACGTTttacaaagtataataataaccaGGGTTGGGAAAgttacttttcaaaaatactcgTTACCATTAccgttactttaaaataacaaaaaatcgttactttttgttacttttttcttaatgataagacagatttataaaataggaTACTAAGACGTACAGActataaaattggaaaaattcttctttagatgcaaaaagaaatctttttctaagataaattctttttttagatgcaaaaaattctttttctctcctgtTCTCTAGTCTTCTTGCTTTCTACCAGACGGTAAATATCTCTACGTTTATGTACCggtcatatatttaaaagtaacgaTAAAAGTAACTGTGTTTCGTTACtcgttacaaaagaaaatataacgttGTTACTTTTTCgttactaaaaaagaaaagtaacggCGTTATCAAAttgttacagaaaaaaagtaacggtAACTGTAACGACGTtacaagtaacgcgttacttcccttgtaataataataaattataaaaatttgtacgcATAACTTATacctatattttatatatatatatatatatgtgtgtgtgtgtgtgtgtgtgtgtgtgtgtgtgtgtgtgtgtatttatatatatatacacacacacacgcgcacacacataatataaatatttatattaataaatatgtgctGGTTTCTACACATGCAATCAAATTATTCTATCTTAAAAGCGAGAAAAggtttttctttcatatacataaagttttcTATCTGATCAACTTtatcatgaaaatattttgttccaagtggttaaaaaaacaaaaaagttattacaataattaaatcaacATTTACACTTTGTAgtgtatttacatataatatttataaaatttatattgcttaCCTGAATGTCGACCAAATATCGAAGCATGTTACATTTAGCCAAAAAAAGCtcgacaaaaaaaagaaattgaaaatataagctagaaggattaaataaataatgtattaatcaTTGTATGCAATTAGAATATTAAGCCTCCGAcacacacgatacgattttttatgctagatcgcatacgaggcaTTTTAATACGTGTCCTGATTGGCTCGGATAATTATGTCACCAATCGTAAGCCAATGAAGATACGTAGTAAGacgcctcgtatgcgatctagcatgaaaaatcataTTGTGTGCCGAAAGCTTTAAtcagatttataaatattgttagatctatgagatttttaaaatcttttcgtAATATaagtgcgtgcgtgtgtacaattaaaaatttaaatatctattatttattatttgtatttttaaaaatttaataatttctattttagcAAGTCGTCAGAAAGAAATAAGTATAGGATACATTAAGTCTACTTCTAAttgttctatataaaaaactatattacaaccctgcataaaatgtcttattaaaaaaatagtgttTTGCATTCATgagattttataattctgcTTCGCAAAAATCTCGGATTGGATTGTGGCCAATACTTTTCAGTGCAATATTGAGAATAGAACCATGAAATCTTGTATGCCTCTGAATCCGATAACAATTAGCAGAagaagtaaatcttttttaatgcgaGAGTTCGCATTCATTTGAATGCCTCTTATTGCGATTGAATACGAAGAATGTTTAGAGTCAAGTGAATT
Proteins encoded in this window:
- the LOC105838858 gene encoding protoheme IX farnesyltransferase, mitochondrial isoform X1, which gives rise to MLFIIYPLRSCQHLSCSFVPKLSVIMGSAFLRQKSIKTGYMEEPVQTSVKDGHKRVVTTLTAPFLAEKSVACKVEKDTCKIDKSEWTPIIVDYTKLHKHYLKLSKIKLTCMSLVVATTMAGYALAPAPFDFYTFIMCSLGTGLVSASANTINQFFEVPFDAQMSRTKNRVLVRGHLTPVHAVAFAAISSIIGLSILYHEINGMTAILGASNLVLYTLIYTPMKRISIVNTWVGSVVGAIPPLMGWAACTGSILTPSAWILPGILYAWQFPHFNALSWNLRPDYSRAGYRMMAVTNPDLCRRTTVRYTAILITLCYLAPVLDVTHWWFALASTPINASFLYLAWKFNKHSDSANSRKLFRFSLLHLPLLMMLIFSSKKYWATMDKQGDQVESSHSESTKKNNLLTILTTTPIATATSSV
- the LOC105838858 gene encoding protoheme IX farnesyltransferase, mitochondrial isoform X2, with amino-acid sequence MLFIIYPLRSCQHLSCSFVPKLSVIMGSAFLRQKSIKTGYMEEPVQTSVKDGHKRVVTTLTAPFLAEKSVACKVEKDTCKIDKSEWTPIIVDYTKLHKHYLKLSKIKLTSLVVATTMAGYALAPAPFDFYTFIMCSLGTGLVSASANTINQFFEVPFDAQMSRTKNRVLVRGHLTPVHAVAFAAISSIIGLSILYHEINGMTAILGASNLVLYTLIYTPMKRISIVNTWVGSVVGAIPPLMGWAACTGSILTPSAWILPGILYAWQFPHFNALSWNLRPDYSRAGYRMMAVTNPDLCRRTTVRYTAILITLCYLAPVLDVTHWWFALASTPINASFLYLAWKFNKHSDSANSRKLFRFSLLHLPLLMMLIFSSKKYWATMDKQGDQVESSHSESTKKNNLLTILTTTPIATATSSV